ATAGGTAACCTGACGGCTCAAACGAAGGTAATGCCGGTAGTCGGCGATCACCGTGTAAAAGTTCACGCGCGAGTGTACGACGTCGATCGTGTTCCCCAGAGTAAAATTGTAGCGCTCCCCATCGATGGGCCCCGTGGGTCCCCAGAGTGAGTTATCCTTGATGAGGGAGATAAAATTGGACACCAGGAGGGCCTGGCGGCGGTAGCCGGTGGCGTACCACTCCTTGTCCGAGTTCCGGATGTTCAGGCTTCCCTCAACCCGCTGAAAGACCGAAAAGGGGTAGCTCAGGGCCACGAACCCACCGAAGCGGCGCTCCCAGAAGTAGAAGTCGTACAGGCTATAGTATCGCCCGGCGAAGTGATACACCCCAACAGCGTAATTTGTGCGGTGGGACAGATCGACCCGGGAAACCGCGAAGTTGAAGCTCTCCAAGAACTCGTCGCGGGTGCGGGCATTGTTGTAGAGCAGGAAGTAGTACTGGTGGTTTCCCAACATGTCGGAGACCGCGACCTGAGCTCCCCCGGAGGTACCGAAAATGGGATCCTGAGTGATCTGGGACTGGGCGATATCCAGGCTGAACTTGCGGCGATAGGGGACTTTGGTGACCGCGACCTTGCCGGCGTATCGGGCAATGGGCCAGGGCTTCTCATCCTCCCGAAGACGATCTGGACCGTGCGCGGGCGCTTTCTCAAACCTGACCTCCACGCTGTCCAGGGCGCGGATCTGGTAGGAATAGTTGGCCAGGGTCGTGAAGAGGAGCATCCGGTCGTCGGTCCAGGAGGGGTCGAAAGCCCCTGTTGCCAAACGTGTGACCGGTCGTTGTTCAACCACGGCGACACTCGAAAATCCGTCGCCTGGTGAGGAAATGCGGCCGCGATCAGCGACCATTCGCTCAGCGGGGAAGAGCTCTACGCGGGCCACCCAGATGTCGAACTGCCCCCCGCGGTCGGAGGAGAAGGCAAGGTAGCGACCATCGGGGGACCAGGTGGGCTGAAGATCGTGCTGCGGGCCGGAAGTGAGATAGTAGATGTGCCCCGTCTGCGTGTCCAAGGCGAAGAGGTTGAGGTAGCCGTGCTCGCCGCTCGACCCCCGATCCGAAGAAAAGGCGATGTAGCGCCCATCAGGACTCCAGCTCGGATCCTGCTCTTCAAAATAATCATTCGTGAGCCGTTCCAGGCGTCCAGTGACGGCGTCCGCCACGTAGAGGTCGCTCTTGCCGCCGAATTCGATCGCTGCGAAAACGATCCGGCTTCCGTCGGGGGACCAGCAAGGGGAAGAGATTGCGACCAGTTCGGGCCACTCGAAGACACGCACCATCTTGCGCTGGTGCACGTCGAACACGTACAGGAGATCCCGGGGACCTGACTTGGCTACGAAGGCAAGCTCGCCGCGGCTGTTCACGTGGATCTTGCTGCGCAGGAGATGGAAGCTCTCGAAATTGGCCGTCCTTTCCCCCCGGATCAGAATCTCAGCCCGCGGCCGGTCCGACTCCAGCTCCAGAGGCTGAAGGTACACGTCCGTGTAGCCATTCCGGTTCGACAGGTACAGCACGTGTGGCTTGCCCTGCAGGCGCAGGAAGGTCGGTTTGGAGCAGAGCCCTTCCGTCGCCACGGGGCGGGTCACCGCCTGAGGCAGGTCGGCCTGGCCCAAAAGGGGATAAGCGCGTTTCTTGAGCCAGTACAGCCACTCCTCGTCCAGCTTCTCGAGCGGCTTCTGGGTGGTAATTTCGAGGACTCTGGAAAAGCGATCGGCCTTCCAGGCGTTGTCGATGAGTTGCAGAACCTTCTCTTCCCCGTACTCGGAGGCGAGAAAGTTCAGGAAACACTGCCCCTCCTTGTACATGAGGAAGGAGCCGTAAATCTGGTAGATGGAGGACAGAGGCACAAAGTAGCCATTGAGTACCGCGTCCCGAACGAACATCTCCGCTTCTGTACCCCAGCCCTCGGAGTAGAATTCGGCCAGGCCTTCCACGTACCAGAGAGGCAGCTCTGCCCCCTCCAGTTTCCGGTGCTCTTTCATCACCCGACTGAACTTGCTGTGAGTAAATACGTGGACCAGCTCGTGTCGAATCACCCTCTTGAACTTGTACATCGAGCCGTCCGCCGGCACGACCACCCGACCTTTGAGGAATTCGAAGAATCCTCCCACGCCTTCCGGCACCAGGTAGGGGGTGGTGTTGGTCTGCTGGAAATGGAAATGGTTCGAGTAGAAGATCAGGGGGATGCGGCGCTCGACGGTGTGATTGAATCGGTCTTCGAGCCAGCGATAGGATTCCTCGGCGAAGGCGGCGCCGATGCGCGCCAGCTCCTCCATCTCGGGGTAGAAATAGATGTCGAAGTGGTCTGTCTTGAGAACCTGCCAGTCAAACCGGTTGTACTGGACCTTGTTCCGCCCGAAGTAGTACTGTCCTAACGCCTGCTCCGCGATGAGGAGCACGAGGAACAATCCCCCGCCGAAAACCAGACGTGTGAGGCGCAAGGCTACCACCTCCTCACTCTTGGCGAACCGGGTAGAATTTAGCAATCGCCTCAGGGGAAAACCAAGGAAAACGGGAAGGCCGGGATCGGGGAACCGGCGTGGGAGATGGGCGTCAAAGGACCGGTGTGGAGCTGGCAGAACAAGCCGAGGTGTCGCCCTGAGCGGAGCGATGCATCTAAAGCTCTGGGAAGGCGCCGGAATGATTGACCCCTTCGGTGGTGTTTTGAACGGTCAGAAGATGCAAGTCGCAGAAGAGGAGCGGAGAGGATGAGCCGTTTGGGAAAGTTTTCCGGGTTGATCGCGCTATTCGGTCTCGGGCTTGGCGCAGTATGGGCGGGGGCGCTGGCCGCCTCGCCTTCTGGAGCATCACGGCCGCAGGAGACGTCGAGCCAGTTGCGGGCGCCCGATTTTGAATTGCGTGGCATCGACGGCAAGGCCTATACCCTTTCGGCCCAGCGAGGTAAGGTCGTCATTCTGAACTTCTGGGATACCTGGTGTCCCCCTTGCAAGGCAGAAATCCCCGACTTTGTGGAGCTCCAGAAGCAGTATGGGCGGAAAGGCCTGCAGATCCTCGGCGTCGCGTTCGCACGCCAGGGTCTGGACGCCGTACAGTCCTTTGTGAAGAGCTACAAGATCAATTACCCGGTCTTGCTTGCGACTCCCAAGGTGGTAGAGGACTACGGCGGCATCGAAGGGATTCCCACCACATTCGTCATCGACCAGCAGGGCAGGATCCGCCAGAAGTACGTCGGCTATCGCCCTCGGGAGGTCTGGGAATCCGTCGTCCGTGAACTGCTCGGGAAATAACGTTGTCAGCCTCCAGGAAATCACCTCCCGTAGGTAGGCAGACCACGATCGAAGAGTTGGTTTACCGCCATCCCGAGATCGTCCCCTTCCTCATGGAGAAAGGGATACGGTGCCTTGCGTGCGGCGAACCCCTCTGGGGCACTCTGGAGAGTGCGGCGCGCGAGCGAGGATATAGCGAAGCCGAGATCGACGCCCTGGTGGCGGAAATCAGGGATCAATTGGGCGACGACGAAGGAGCCGAGAAGCAATGAAAGTCTATCTGAAGCAGATCGAGGGTCTGGCTCTGGCGGCAAGAGCGGACTCGGGGCACTGGGTCACAATGGACAGCTCGGAAGAGTTCGGAGGTCAAAATGCCGGCAGCCGACCGGTGGAACTCTTGCTCATGGCTCTCGCCGGGTGCACGGCGATGGATGTGATCTCCATCCTGAAAAAGAAGCGTTCCCCCGTCACTCGCTTCGAGATGGAAGTGGAAGGGGAGCGCACGGAAGAGCATCCTAAGGTGTTCACCCGAATTCGCCTGAAGTACATCGTGTACGGACGTGGCGTCAAAGAAGCCGATGTCCAGCGGGCCATCGAGCTTTCCATTGAAAAGTACTGCTCGGTCCACGCGATGCTCAGCCGCGCGACCGAGATCAGCACGGAATTCGAGATTCGGGAGCCTGCTGCCGCTTGAGGACCGCGGCGAAGGCGAAGCGACGCAGGCTTAGACGAGCCGTTTCACGAACAGAGAGTAAAGCACGACGAGGAGAAGCCCCTCGGTGCGCGTCAGCCGCCTCCCGGTGAACATCAGGCCCACGGCCAGGATAGAAAACAGGACCATGGCTGGGAGCTCGAAATGGGTGGTGCCGGAGGGGATGGGCAGAGGCGAAACGACGGAGACAGCACCGAGGATGAGGAGCACATTGAAGATATTGCTGCCCACGACATTGCCCACGGAAATGTCGTCTTCCCTTCGATAGGAGGCGACGACCGACGTCGCGAGCTCGGGCAGGGA
This genomic stretch from candidate division KSB1 bacterium harbors:
- a CDS encoding BamA/TamA family outer membrane protein — protein: MRLTRLVFGGGLFLVLLIAEQALGQYYFGRNKVQYNRFDWQVLKTDHFDIYFYPEMEELARIGAAFAEESYRWLEDRFNHTVERRIPLIFYSNHFHFQQTNTTPYLVPEGVGGFFEFLKGRVVVPADGSMYKFKRVIRHELVHVFTHSKFSRVMKEHRKLEGAELPLWYVEGLAEFYSEGWGTEAEMFVRDAVLNGYFVPLSSIYQIYGSFLMYKEGQCFLNFLASEYGEEKVLQLIDNAWKADRFSRVLEITTQKPLEKLDEEWLYWLKKRAYPLLGQADLPQAVTRPVATEGLCSKPTFLRLQGKPHVLYLSNRNGYTDVYLQPLELESDRPRAEILIRGERTANFESFHLLRSKIHVNSRGELAFVAKSGPRDLLYVFDVHQRKMVRVFEWPELVAISSPCWSPDGSRIVFAAIEFGGKSDLYVADAVTGRLERLTNDYFEEQDPSWSPDGRYIAFSSDRGSSGEHGYLNLFALDTQTGHIYYLTSGPQHDLQPTWSPDGRYLAFSSDRGGQFDIWVARVELFPAERMVADRGRISSPGDGFSSVAVVEQRPVTRLATGAFDPSWTDDRMLLFTTLANYSYQIRALDSVEVRFEKAPAHGPDRLREDEKPWPIARYAGKVAVTKVPYRRKFSLDIAQSQITQDPIFGTSGGAQVAVSDMLGNHQYYFLLYNNARTRDEFLESFNFAVSRVDLSHRTNYAVGVYHFAGRYYSLYDFYFWERRFGGFVALSYPFSVFQRVEGSLNIRNSDKEWYATGYRRQALLVSNFISLIKDNSLWGPTGPIDGERYNFTLGNTIDVVHSRVNFYTVIADYRHYLRLSRQVTYAFRLTTMLNDGKEATPFFMGGSWDLRGYPLWRIWGTKTALLSQELRFPFIERFVIRFPVGGIAFSAIRGAAFLDLGNGWDEHLERLLGSAGFGIRFQLGGLLVLRLDCGKKFSISNPDRLPSYIRPKVQPSLFTQFFFGYDF
- a CDS encoding TlpA family protein disulfide reductase; the protein is MSRLGKFSGLIALFGLGLGAVWAGALAASPSGASRPQETSSQLRAPDFELRGIDGKAYTLSAQRGKVVILNFWDTWCPPCKAEIPDFVELQKQYGRKGLQILGVAFARQGLDAVQSFVKSYKINYPVLLATPKVVEDYGGIEGIPTTFVIDQQGRIRQKYVGYRPREVWESVVRELLGK
- a CDS encoding DUF1858 domain-containing protein, whose product is MSASRKSPPVGRQTTIEELVYRHPEIVPFLMEKGIRCLACGEPLWGTLESAARERGYSEAEIDALVAEIRDQLGDDEGAEKQ
- a CDS encoding OsmC family protein encodes the protein MKVYLKQIEGLALAARADSGHWVTMDSSEEFGGQNAGSRPVELLLMALAGCTAMDVISILKKKRSPVTRFEMEVEGERTEEHPKVFTRIRLKYIVYGRGVKEADVQRAIELSIEKYCSVHAMLSRATEISTEFEIREPAAA